CTTTCAACCACAGATTCATAACCTGATGGCAAATTCGCCAATAGATACTCTAGTGCCGCCGAATCGTTTTCAGCCAACTTTGTCAACAAAGGCAAAGATTCTGAATACAACTTGTGTTTATGAAAACACTCTGCTGTTTTCAGGTCTCCTCTTTGAGTTGCTCTGAAGCTTACAATGCGATCAATACATTCTGCTTTAGAAACATTTGAGGTAAGCAATAAAAGTACAAATACTTTTAAAAATTTCACGTTCGACTCCTAGAGTTTACAACATTACTGTTGCGCCGATTCCCAACATAGTATCGTTAATCCAACGATCCTTAACTTTACTTCCTGTATCATATTCCACAACTTCTGAATTGTACCAACGATTTGTAAAATCAAATCTTACAGACCAGTGCTTATTCAAATAAAAGATTTGAGACAAGCCTACACCAAACGTCAAAGCTGACTGAGTTGGACTGCCTGTATCTCTGGCTTGTTCATAGGTCGTTTGTCCTAAATGTCCTGATAAAATTAAATCGAAATATAGGATTTTATAACCTAATAAACTCATCTTCGCATAGATCGGAGAATAGTTAATTGAAGCACCCATATAAGACTTAGTCTTACCTCTATTAAGAGTGGCTGCTCCGCTTGAAAGATCTTCTAACTCTTTAATCAAATCATTGTTTTGTAAAGAAGATGTAGAGTAATGTCCTTCAATACCCCATTTCTCAGTAAAGTAATATCCTAGAGATAGTGTACCAAAATAACCATCATGTTGAGGGTTATTGACATGAATCCCACCTGTTGCTGAAAGCATAGGTCTGCCTTCTTTAACGAAATATCTTTTTTGAATTAAAGCATATTTCTTTTCTTGAGGGGTCCAATAGTCTTCTACCAATTGTCGGGTATTTATTCTTTTACTTTGGGCA
This region of Pseudobdellovibrionaceae bacterium genomic DNA includes:
- a CDS encoding outer membrane beta-barrel domain-containing protein, with protein sequence MKKLWMAIILGAVSLSVQTTTAFAQSKRINTRQLVEDYWTPQEKKYALIQKRYFVKEGRPMLSATGGIHVNNPQHDGYFGTLSLGYYFTEKWGIEGHYSTSSLQNNDLIKELEDLSSGAATLNRGKTKSYMGASINYSPIYAKMSLLGYKILYFDLILSGHLGQTTYEQARDTGSPTQSALTFGVGLSQIFYLNKHWSVRFDFTNRWYNSEVVEYDTGSKVKDRWINDTMLGIGATVML